A genomic segment from Lineus longissimus chromosome 15, tnLinLong1.2, whole genome shotgun sequence encodes:
- the LOC135499847 gene encoding uncharacterized protein LOC135499847 isoform X2 gives MGEVKSLRRQQNVGSELKINTDHYSSFYSNGVISIGLYTTLKEILSGMNLHSLVQMIEQVEQTIQEWMVNEPIQASIMSVEQGGHLSNKNMLSFNWTSFPATSRNTGAAKSVDELDAHFHALRLEPPKLGNLCSHCAADGTYSWAVSSCEDCDNFLCRACADHHRAKRHNLQLIATSALDPEAKELLCVEEVEHGRLDSFCQDCEVLFCTKCCLKIHDGHRCCTFHDAVAAISKEILEAHKTGDKVLAKLSSRKREAESMQETRRVKAEALKQEIEQTAAMLLQNIKEKRNQLLQEVKTYVRNEELADVVCANQGATRRLATSMQLCGQLLSTSVTSPEKVKVLKNTLEQVKKACNVTDEARCIKVKEVFPRFVDCAKHMKEIGLGFLKPFSRAVKAEDFNVTISPSCFLYSVVILSEGSCAALGTGTPDTTAKRALFFYSSKNGCSQRVIKAGVGLAVDMIFRNGELVVLRKEKPYVKIVTPDGCGKSYDIDGDLVNPWSIGIDIVGRIIITHGTVCEKLALVSQGNQKRLPRSSPARDAPRGSEMKRPLSGGSSDGSVDRVVEQHPNSIPVPTGAVMNPDAGFCLGPGRLSCEKEIYCAFDSEIHRYTVNGREIIQTRSGEHDIKDFTIHGVKACGEVFVIGEWWEEVRVYEVLEPSDGGEGWDLKRIPLCDQNGNGVELAGRSGICFDIKDNIMLIGFTDADDRGHLAMFRLGPV, from the coding sequence atgggtgaggtcaaatctctCCGGCGACAACAAAACGTTGGATCAGAGCTGAAAATCAACACAGACCACTATTCTTCCTTTTACAGCAATGGCGTTATTTCCATCGGGTTGTATACCACGCTTAAGGAAATCCTGTCCGGGATGAACCTGCATTCCCTGGTGCAGATGATTGAACAAGTCGAGCAGACGATACAGGAATGGATGGTGAATGAACCGATTCAGGCATCCATCATGTCAGTCGAGCAGGGAGGCCATCTGAGTAATAAAAATATGTTAAGCTTCAACTGGACAAGTTTCCCGGCAACATCACGGAACACTGGCGCCGCGAAATCAGTCGACGAACTTGATGCACATTTTCATGCCTTGAGATTAGAACCACCGAAATTAGGTAACTTGTGTTCGCACTGTGCAGCAGACGGCACATATTCCTGGGCTGTGAGTTCTTGCGAGGATTGTGACAACTTCCTTTGCCGGGCTTGCGCGGACCATCACCGGGCCAAGCGACACAACCTTCAGCTGATTGCCACCAGCGCTTTAGACCCAGAGGCTAAAGAACTGTTGTGTGTGGAGGAAGTGGAACATGGGAGGTTGGATTCATTTTGCCAAGATTGCGAAGTCCTGTTCTGTACGAAGTGCTGCCTGAAGATTCATGATGGACACCGGTGTTGCACCTTCCATGACGCCGTGGCTGCGATTTCCAAAGAAATCTTAGAAGCTCATAAAACTGGTGACAAGGTTTTAGCCAAGTTGAGTTCGAGGAAACGGGAGGCCGAGTCCATGCAGGAGACTCGGCGCGTGAAGGCGGAGGCACTGAAGCAAGAAATTGAGCAGACGGCAGCAATGCTTCTCCAAAACATAAAAGAAAAGAGGAATCAGTTGCTCCAAGAGGTGAAGACATATGTACGAAACGAAGAGTTGGCCGATGTTGTTTGTGCAAATCAAGGGGCAACACGGCGGCTTGCGACGTCGATGCAGCTCTGCGGACAGCTGCTGTCAACTTCCGTCACGTCACCGGAAAAGGTAAAGGTTCTGAAGAACACTCTCGAACAGGTGAAGAAGGCATGTAATGTCACTGACGAAGCACGATGCATTAAAGTCAAAGAGGTATTCCCCAGGTTTGTTGACTGTGCAAAACATATGAAAGAAATCGGCCTGGGTTTCTTAAAGCCTTTCTCAAGGGCCGTGAAGGCGGAGGATTTTAACGTCACCATCTCGCCATCCTGTTTTCTTTACAGCGTTGTTATTCTTTCTGAAGGAAGTTGTGCGGCTCTTGGCACCGGCACGCCGGACACCACTGCAAAGAGGGCACTGTTCTTTTACTCCAGCAAGAACGGGTGCAGTCAACGCGTTATCAAAGCAGGCGTCGGACTTGCCGTGGATATGATATTTCGCAATGGAGAGCTGGTAGTCCTTCGGAAGGAAAAGCCGTACGTTAAGATCGTTACGCCTGATGGTTGCGGCAAGTCCTACGATATAGATGGCGACTTAGTCAATCCTTGGTCCATTGGTATTGACATAGTGGGTCGGATTATTATAACTCATGGAACAGTGTGTGAGAAGTTAGCACTTGTGTCCCAAGGAAATCAAAAGAGGCTGCCACGCTCGTCACCTGCTCGAGACGCCCCGCGAGGATCAGAAATGAAAAGGCCGTTGTCTGGGGGTTCCTCGGATGGTTCTGTTGATCGTGTAGTGGAACAACACCCTAATTCGATCCCAGTTCCAACAGGCGCAGTTATGAACCCCGATGCGGGATTTTGTCTCGGTCCGGGACGGCTCAGTTGTGAGAAGGAAATATACTGCGCCTTTGACAGCGAGATCCACCGCTACACCGTGAATGGCAGGGAGATCATCCAGACGAGGTCAGGGGAACACGATATCAAAGATTTCACAATCCACGGGGTGAAGGCCTGCGGGGAGGTGTTCGTGATAGGGGAGTGGTGGGAGGAGGTCCGGGTTTATGAGGTACTGGAGCCCTCTGACGGCGGCGAAGGGTGGGATCTGAAAAGGATCCCTTTGTGTGACCAAAACGGAAACGGAGTAGAGCTGGCTGGAAGGAGTGGTATATGTTTTGATATAAAGGATAACATTATGCTGATTGGCTTCACTGACGCAGATGATCGTGGACACTTGGCCATGTTCAGATTGGGACCAGTCTGA
- the LOC135499492 gene encoding uncharacterized protein LOC135499492, whose translation MTFAEGPDGDSNSSLEFSKDLFYYIKQREGNKSVDVSGSFTVMMHVWLENTRIFYFFDWRSVTYVKDHLVIKSMVPRMVLYEKESGQFLVQEDFWDLKLHVRKWYFLAVSYDHLNGIALACVDDQCQAVNQVAVSSSTKHRSFPDVKIGTSTNAGTRLACLRLYDIAMTETNIVKKRHYSPHCLDGDATFTLYENASPIPPEDIVANTTMYEVIECISQCALRRHCRAVNFNSESCIMGIYQNETLLTSGSEMAYVMETN comes from the exons ATGACATTTGCCGAGGGGCCCGATGGCGATTCCAACTCGTCCTTGGAATTCTCGAAAGATCTATTCTACTACATCAAGCAGAGGGAAGGGAACAAGTCTGTGGATGTAAGCGGGAGCTTCACTGTCATGATGCATGTCTGGCTGGAGAATACTAGGATTTTCTACTTTTTCGACTGGCGGAGTGTTACGTATGTCAAGGATCACCTCGTGATTAAGTCAATGGTG CCCCGTATGGTTCTCTACGAAAAAGAAAGCGGCCAGTTCTTGGTACAAGAGGATTTTTGGGACCTAAAGCTCCACGTGCGCAAGTGGTATTTTCTGGCCGTGTCCTATGACCACCTGAATGGGATCGCACTAGCTTGCGTAGACGATCAATGCCAAGCTGTGAACCAAGTCGCCGTCAGTTCAA GCACAAAACATCGCTCCTTCCCCGATGTAAAGATCGGCACCTCAACAAACGCCGGGACGCGGCTTGCCTGTCTACGTCTGTACGACATTGCAATGACAGAAACTAACATTGTGAAGAAAAGGCATTACTCACCACACTGTTTGG ATGGTGACGCCACCTTTACCCTTTACGAGAACGCCTCCCCGATACCGCCCGAAGACATCGTGGCCAACACCACCATGTACGAAGTAATCGAATGCATCTCACAATGTGCTCTTCGCCGACATTGTCGGGCCGTTAACTTCAACTCTGAGTCGTGCATCATGGGCATCTACCAGAATGAAACTTTGCTCACGTCTGGGAGTGAAATGGCTTACGTGATGGAAACTAACTGA
- the LOC135499847 gene encoding uncharacterized protein LOC135499847 isoform X1 codes for MDSHRDHSLFPERTRVKTPADHHGDLMLRLRNEIGSHNYRVIKHALLASQKLTEVQAEKAGDDFSALWNTLSSNGVISIGLYTTLKEILSGMNLHSLVQMIEQVEQTIQEWMVNEPIQASIMSVEQGGHLSNKNMLSFNWTSFPATSRNTGAAKSVDELDAHFHALRLEPPKLGNLCSHCAADGTYSWAVSSCEDCDNFLCRACADHHRAKRHNLQLIATSALDPEAKELLCVEEVEHGRLDSFCQDCEVLFCTKCCLKIHDGHRCCTFHDAVAAISKEILEAHKTGDKVLAKLSSRKREAESMQETRRVKAEALKQEIEQTAAMLLQNIKEKRNQLLQEVKTYVRNEELADVVCANQGATRRLATSMQLCGQLLSTSVTSPEKVKVLKNTLEQVKKACNVTDEARCIKVKEVFPRFVDCAKHMKEIGLGFLKPFSRAVKAEDFNVTISPSCFLYSVVILSEGSCAALGTGTPDTTAKRALFFYSSKNGCSQRVIKAGVGLAVDMIFRNGELVVLRKEKPYVKIVTPDGCGKSYDIDGDLVNPWSIGIDIVGRIIITHGTVCEKLALVSQGNQKRLPRSSPARDAPRGSEMKRPLSGGSSDGSVDRVVEQHPNSIPVPTGAVMNPDAGFCLGPGRLSCEKEIYCAFDSEIHRYTVNGREIIQTRSGEHDIKDFTIHGVKACGEVFVIGEWWEEVRVYEVLEPSDGGEGWDLKRIPLCDQNGNGVELAGRSGICFDIKDNIMLIGFTDADDRGHLAMFRLGPV; via the exons ATGGACAGTCACCGAGACCACTCCCTCTTCCCCGAAAG AACGCGCGTTAAAACGCCAGCAGACCACCACGGAGACCTAATGCTGCGCCTACGCAATGAGATCGGAAGTCACAATTACCGCGTGATCAAACACGCCTTGTTGGCTAGCCAGAAACTAACCGAGGTCCAGGCTGAGAAGGCGGGCGATGATTTCTCAGCTCTGTGGAACACGTTATCAAG CAATGGCGTTATTTCCATCGGGTTGTATACCACGCTTAAGGAAATCCTGTCCGGGATGAACCTGCATTCCCTGGTGCAGATGATTGAACAAGTCGAGCAGACGATACAGGAATGGATGGTGAATGAACCGATTCAGGCATCCATCATGTCAGTCGAGCAGGGAGGCCATCTGAGTAATAAAAATATGTTAAGCTTCAACTGGACAAGTTTCCCGGCAACATCACGGAACACTGGCGCCGCGAAATCAGTCGACGAACTTGATGCACATTTTCATGCCTTGAGATTAGAACCACCGAAATTAGGTAACTTGTGTTCGCACTGTGCAGCAGACGGCACATATTCCTGGGCTGTGAGTTCTTGCGAGGATTGTGACAACTTCCTTTGCCGGGCTTGCGCGGACCATCACCGGGCCAAGCGACACAACCTTCAGCTGATTGCCACCAGCGCTTTAGACCCAGAGGCTAAAGAACTGTTGTGTGTGGAGGAAGTGGAACATGGGAGGTTGGATTCATTTTGCCAAGATTGCGAAGTCCTGTTCTGTACGAAGTGCTGCCTGAAGATTCATGATGGACACCGGTGTTGCACCTTCCATGACGCCGTGGCTGCGATTTCCAAAGAAATCTTAGAAGCTCATAAAACTGGTGACAAGGTTTTAGCCAAGTTGAGTTCGAGGAAACGGGAGGCCGAGTCCATGCAGGAGACTCGGCGCGTGAAGGCGGAGGCACTGAAGCAAGAAATTGAGCAGACGGCAGCAATGCTTCTCCAAAACATAAAAGAAAAGAGGAATCAGTTGCTCCAAGAGGTGAAGACATATGTACGAAACGAAGAGTTGGCCGATGTTGTTTGTGCAAATCAAGGGGCAACACGGCGGCTTGCGACGTCGATGCAGCTCTGCGGACAGCTGCTGTCAACTTCCGTCACGTCACCGGAAAAGGTAAAGGTTCTGAAGAACACTCTCGAACAGGTGAAGAAGGCATGTAATGTCACTGACGAAGCACGATGCATTAAAGTCAAAGAGGTATTCCCCAGGTTTGTTGACTGTGCAAAACATATGAAAGAAATCGGCCTGGGTTTCTTAAAGCCTTTCTCAAGGGCCGTGAAGGCGGAGGATTTTAACGTCACCATCTCGCCATCCTGTTTTCTTTACAGCGTTGTTATTCTTTCTGAAGGAAGTTGTGCGGCTCTTGGCACCGGCACGCCGGACACCACTGCAAAGAGGGCACTGTTCTTTTACTCCAGCAAGAACGGGTGCAGTCAACGCGTTATCAAAGCAGGCGTCGGACTTGCCGTGGATATGATATTTCGCAATGGAGAGCTGGTAGTCCTTCGGAAGGAAAAGCCGTACGTTAAGATCGTTACGCCTGATGGTTGCGGCAAGTCCTACGATATAGATGGCGACTTAGTCAATCCTTGGTCCATTGGTATTGACATAGTGGGTCGGATTATTATAACTCATGGAACAGTGTGTGAGAAGTTAGCACTTGTGTCCCAAGGAAATCAAAAGAGGCTGCCACGCTCGTCACCTGCTCGAGACGCCCCGCGAGGATCAGAAATGAAAAGGCCGTTGTCTGGGGGTTCCTCGGATGGTTCTGTTGATCGTGTAGTGGAACAACACCCTAATTCGATCCCAGTTCCAACAGGCGCAGTTATGAACCCCGATGCGGGATTTTGTCTCGGTCCGGGACGGCTCAGTTGTGAGAAGGAAATATACTGCGCCTTTGACAGCGAGATCCACCGCTACACCGTGAATGGCAGGGAGATCATCCAGACGAGGTCAGGGGAACACGATATCAAAGATTTCACAATCCACGGGGTGAAGGCCTGCGGGGAGGTGTTCGTGATAGGGGAGTGGTGGGAGGAGGTCCGGGTTTATGAGGTACTGGAGCCCTCTGACGGCGGCGAAGGGTGGGATCTGAAAAGGATCCCTTTGTGTGACCAAAACGGAAACGGAGTAGAGCTGGCTGGAAGGAGTGGTATATGTTTTGATATAAAGGATAACATTATGCTGATTGGCTTCACTGACGCAGATGATCGTGGACACTTGGCCATGTTCAGATTGGGACCAGTCTGA